CTGAGCTCCTAGGTGAGTGACTGAACTCACCTCTCCAGCCCCTCATCTATCGTGCCTCAGGTTTTTCGAGAGATACACGAGATGTGTTAAATAGTTTTGTTCAGAAACATTGGTGCTCTAGTTGTGTACGGCTAAGCTGGGATGTTGTATCGCTTATACACTTAATCGCTAATATAGTAATGTCATAATGAAATTTCCTGAAAATTTGCCAGAAATTTCTCTTTTTACCGCAACATTTCCCTAAATTAATGGTacggcaggtacatcgatgacctCCTTTCTACCCCAGAGGTTTTTTTGACtttgtgttttcctttttttcGCTCCCTGCTAcccatagccataacttttttctttttccgtttaCATAGTCATACGAAGGCTTATCTTTTGCAGAAAAAGTTGTAATTctcaatgccaccatttaatattgtatagCATGTAGTGGGacgtgggaaaaaaattccaaaggtaatggaattggaaaaaaatataaattttgccacagttttacatttttaatttttattgtattcattatgcggtaaaactgacttgtgctcttcattctccaggtcgaAAAAGAAAACAAGACCCTGCTTAGGGAGAGCACAACTCACAGAAGATACTTTTTGAAAATATGCCATTAGGCTAATATGCCCAACTTGCCCCAAACATTTTAGAGGAAATTCAAATTAAACCTTTTATTATATCATTCATGTTAAAAGTAGTGATAATGAAAGTGtgtgaaaatattaaaaaaataacaagcctagatgtgtttttttttttttttaagtagctagGGATGGCAGTTGTGCACAACCTGTTCAGTCCCTATACTGCTGCTTGTAGCACTGATCTACCATACAAATTCAGTTCACTTCACTGACTCGATTGGTGTATAACTAACATCAGCTTGACACCTAAAATCTAACCACAGGCCCCCAACATGTTTTGCCAGCTGgagtggcttcatcaggggtataaTAATTCATAGCATGTTATTTATACTATAATTCCACACTGAATGTGACCTCAAGTACATCGGCAGCACCACCAGAAAATTCAAGGTCTGTATTTTGAAACACTTGAATCACATAGACAATACTATATGTACAATCTACGAAATGCAGCCAGACATTTTATAGGTAAAACTGACAGATCGGTGCATACAGCACCTTTAAGACATTCATAATTGAAGAGCTGAAAAAGTCTCATCGGGGAGGTGATATGAAATGTCTTCTGTTAGATAAAGAAGGATATTGGATGTTCTATTTAAATTCCCAATATCCGAATGGTCTAAATTTGCGCAGAAAATATATGTTACATTATTCATTTTCATTAAAGAAATGTATGTGTGTTAATCCCATTATTTTGGACTTGGGTTTTATTATTCCATCCGTGCTACAAAGAGTTCATGCATTCACTTGTGGTGGATTGCTCCTCCTTCCTGCTCAGTATTAATTGGAATCTGGTGTCAAAGGGGCTTATATATCTGTAACCAAAATTATTGTTTTTCGCTATGACGCACGTAGGGTTTGAAACGCGTAAGCTGTTTTCTTGGGGTTGGTGTAGTTTATGccactatgttttttttaatactgtgGATGGCAATAAAGAGAAGGTTTGTTTCAACATTTTCTGAATCTTCTTTCAAACATTGGTCCTAACTGGAGcctagactgggggggggggggcggggaggTATCcatgtaatagaaaccacctctGTAGGAGCGGCCTTGAGCGGGATATGCACTTGTTTATTCTCTTGTTCCTTGTGATCTGACACATGTAAGGTCCCACATTGTATGGTGTTGTTTCTACCTTTTCAAATATGTACCTAAGTATTTGTGTAGAGCTGCTTGAATCTCCTTGTTCCGTAGACAATACATGATTGGGTTTAGCAGGGGGGTCACTATGATATATAACAATGAAGTCACTTTGCTCACATTTGTCGATTTGTCTCTCAAAGGAAACAAATAAACACTTATCAAAGTCCCATAATATGTGCAAACCAAAACCAGGTGGGAACTACAGATGGAAAAGGCCTTCTTCCTTCCCACAGCTGAAGATATCCTGCTAATGGCAAAAGATATTAAGATGTAGGTGGTCATGATGAAGATAAATGGAAGAAGAATGACGGGAACAGAAAACAGGACAGCCTGGGTCTCCACCACAGATGTATCAGAGCAGGAAAGTTCTAGTAGGGGGGATAGATCACAGAAGAAATGGTCAATAACATTAGGTCCACAGAAATGCAAATTATAAACTAGAATTGTAATAATTAAAGTTATGAGAAATCCTATGAGCCAAGGCCAACAGACAAGGTTAAGCTGGAGTTGGAGGTCCATGAT
The Bufo gargarizans isolate SCDJY-AF-19 chromosome 2, ASM1485885v1, whole genome shotgun sequence genome window above contains:
- the LOC122929310 gene encoding olfactory receptor 11A1-like, whose translation is MNVTNETRISEVLLRGFHNIQNLKILLFLLVLFIYILILTGNLLIISLVTIDQHLRTPMYFFLRFLSSFEILATTNIVPKMLSVIIREGDTISFTACLMQFYIFSASTNSECFLLTVMSYDRYLAICNPLRYISIMDLQLQLNLVCWPWLIGFLITLIITILVYNLHFCGPNVIDHFFCDLSPLLELSCSDTSVVETQAVLFSVPVILLPFIFIMTTYILISFAISRISSAVGRKKAFSICSSHLVLVCTYYGTLISVYLFPLRDKSTNVSKVTSLLYIIVTPLLNPIMYCLRNKEIQAALHKYLGTYLKR